TGAATTGGTCCTGCTCATGCCACAAGTTGATTTGTTCCAGCAGTTCTCTTTCCATGAATAGGCCTCACTTCCGTAGGAGGGGTATGAATCTCTTTCAAAACTATCTTACAAGGTTAAGAGACAAAAAAACACTCCCGCATGCAGATAGCCATGAAGGCATTCTATCAAAGGGAGTGCTTTAATTTGTGTTTATTTATACCGGATATACTCAAGTAGTAGATACCCGATCAGAAGATTTTACAAATCATCAAATCCGTTATCGTCGCCAACTTTACCGTAGTTACGGGATTTAGCTTCAAAGAAGTCTGTTTTGGTTGCATTTAGTGCTTCATCAGAGAATGGTTTGATCCAAGGCATGCAGTTTACATCCACACCTTCATATGCTTTTTCCATACCCATTAGACGCAGACGTTTGTTGGCGATGTACTTGATGTAATCTTCCAACTCGTTCAGGTCAATACCGCGCACGTTGCTGAGTGTGTAATGTGCCCAGTTGGCTTCAAGCTCAACAGCACGATGGATGGTTGTGTATACGTAGTCCATGTTCTCAGGTGTGTTCAGTTCAGGGAAGTCCACCAGCAACTGTTTGTACACTTCAGCGAAGAAGTAACAGTGTTGGTTTTCATCCCGCTGGATATACGAGATCATCTGGCTGGTTGCCATCATTTTCTGGTCACGGGCCAGGTTGTAGAAGAAGGCAAACGTACTATAGAAGAAGATACCTTCGAGTACCAGATCGGCTACCATAGCCTGGAAGAACGTCTGTGGAGACGGCTCGTCCCGGAATGTTTGGTAGATGTCTGCGATGAAACGGTTACGGTCAAGCAGGACTGGATCATGCTTCCAGTATTCAAAAATTTCCTTTTGTTCCCGATCAGATACGA
This Paenibacillus xylanexedens DNA region includes the following protein-coding sequences:
- a CDS encoding ribonucleotide-diphosphate reductase subunit beta, which produces MQVQKIFNTEAPNQSTRIIEGECSGILNWNDIRMPHMYKLYKVLLLNHWIADEIPMSKDASQFAQLDEEEQRTFKINISLLAVLDSMQTMFVGDVKRYFTDSSLEAISAIIGQQEVVHNQSYSYVLSSIVSDREQKEIFEYWKHDPVLLDRNRFIADIYQTFRDEPSPQTFFQAMVADLVLEGIFFYSTFAFFYNLARDQKMMATSQMISYIQRDENQHCYFFAEVYKQLLVDFPELNTPENMDYVYTTIHRAVELEANWAHYTLSNVRGIDLNELEDYIKYIANKRLRLMGMEKAYEGVDVNCMPWIKPFSDEALNATKTDFFEAKSRNYGKVGDDNGFDDL